GCGCGGCGTGCCCGACAGCGCCAGGTTCATGCGGATGGTGGCGTGGCCGTAGCGCAGCGTGCCGATATCGCGCGCGAAGCCCTCGGGCAGATGCTCGGGGCCCACGAATTTGAGGAAGGTGCGCTTCGGATCGGCATTGGAGAGCACCATGCGGGCGCGGATCTCCTCGCCGCCCTCGAGCCGGACGCCGACGGCGCGCTTGTTCTCGACCATGATCCGCTCGACCGGCGCCGCGGTCCGGAACTCGACGCCATGGGCGCGGCCGGCGCCGGCCATGGCTTGGGTGATGGCGCCCATGCCGCCCTTGGCCATGCCCCAGCCGCCGCGCTTGCCTTCGAACTCGCCCAGCGCGTGGTGGAAGAAGGGAATGGCCGAACCCGGCTGATCGAGGCTCGAGAAATTGCCGGAGACGCAATGCGCCGCATAGAGATTGCGGATCCGCTCGCTCTCGAACCAGCGCTCGACGATGGCATTGGCCGAGCTGGTGAAGAGCTGCGCCAGCAGATGGCGGTCGGCCGGATCGAGCGCCTTGATCTGGCGCCCGGCCCCGACCATCGAGAGCAGCTCCAGGAAACCGCCGCCCAGATGCGGCGGCTCCTTGAACCATTGCTCGCGGATGACGGCACCCACGCGCTGTACCGCCGCGCCGAAGCGTTCGATTGCCTCGTAATCGCGGTTGGAGAAGCGCCCGACAGCGGCGCGATCATGAGTCTCGTCGCCGGTCGACAGCAGCGGGCGACCGTCGGCGAAGAGATCGAGATGACCCTTGAGCGGGATGGTCTGGTAGCCATGGGCCGGCAGGTCGAGATCGGCCACGATTTCCGGGCGCAGCAGGCTGACCGTGTAGGACGCGACCGAATTGCGGTAGCCCGGATGGAACTCCTCGGTCACCGCCGCCCCGCCGAGCACGGCACGGCGCTCCACCACCAGGGTCTTCAGGCCGGCCTTGCCGAGATAGGCCGCCGCTGTCAGGCCGTTATGCCCGCCTCCCACCACGATCGCATCATAAACCATTACGCCGTCCCCCTCGCTGTCGCGGCGGGCAGTCTAGGGAGGTCATTTCGACGCTGCCAGCCCCTTGCCGACCCTTGTCACCATGCCGGATCCGCGGTCCTGGCCCTGGTCAGGGGGTGCGGTGCACGATAGCCTTGGCCCCTCGATCGGGAGCGTGACCGCAGCCGCGCCGGCGATCCTTCTGACAGCAGGAAAAAGGGGCAAGGTCCAATATGGCAGCGATCATCCGACAGGTGCCGGGCGTCATCGGCGCCATTGCGGCGTACATCGTCCTCAAGCTGATGTGGTGGCTGTTCGGCCTGCAATCGATCGCGGGCGAGGTGCTGATCCTGGTGGTCGTCACCCTGGGGGTCGCGCTCCTGGCCGAGCGCGCCATGCGGAAATATCAGCAATCGACCTTGTGATGCCGGCCCCGCCGCTCCGGCGGGGGATCGCCTCATACCGAACGCCGACGGCCGGTCGCAGGCGCCTCAAGCCGCGACGGTCCCGCTATGCGGCCCCGCCTCCATTTCCCCTGCAACGGAACTCGCCATGTGGACCATTCTGCTGCTGATCGGCTCCAACATCTTCATGACTTTCGCCTGGTACGGACATCTGAAATACACGAACTCGCCACTCTGGATGGCTATCCTCGCCAGCTGGGGGATCGCCTTCTTCGAGTATTGCCTGCAGGTGCCGGCCAACCGGCTGGGTTACGGCGAGTTTAACGGCGCCCAGCTCAAGACCATCCAGGAGATCATCACGCTCGTGGTCTTCGCCGGATTCTCGGTGCTCTATCTGGGCGAAAGCTTGCGCTGGAACCACGCGGCCGGCTTCGTCTGCCTGGTGGCGGCCGCGTTCTTCATGTTCAAGGGCTGATCCGCGGGACGGCGACCGAAGCGATTGCATAGGGGAGATCGGCGTCCGACTATGCGGCGCATCGTGGGGAGCCCGAAATGACATCGCCTGGCTGGGGCCGGCGGCCCTTCGAAAAGCCGCCGGTGCCCGAGGATTACTGGAATCTTGCGCCGGAGCGGGCGGCCGAAGCGCTGTCGGCCGGGCTCACCGGCCTCTCCGTCAGCGAAGCCGCAGCGAGGCTTGCCCGCTACGGCCCCAACGATGCCGCGCAGCGCCGCCATACGCCGCTCTGGCTTCAGTTTCTCGCCCGCTTCAAGAATCCCCTGGTCCTGATCCTGCTGGTCGCCAGCGCGGCCTCCGCCGCGACCGGCGAGATCACCAGCTTCGTCGTGATCACGGCCGTCATCCTGCTGTCGGTCACCCTCGACTTCGTTCAGGAAGTCCGGGCCGAGAGCGCCGTCGAGGCCCTGCGCCGGTCGGTTGCCCTCACGGCGCGCACTTGCCGCGGCGGAAACTGGATCGAATTGTCCGCCGACCAGCTCGTGCCCGGCGATCTGGTCGAGCTCAAGGCCGGCGATCTGATCCCGGCCGATGGGCTCCTGATCAAGGCCCGCGACCTCTTCATCACGCAGGCGATCCTGACTGGCGAGCCCTATCCCGTGGAGAAGCACGCCGCGCCGCTCAAAGCCCCGGCGGCGGGTCCCGCCGAGGCCGACAATGCCGGGTTTCTCGGCACCTCCGTCGTCAGCGGTGTGGGCCAGCTCCTGATTTGCCGCACCGGACGCGCGACCATTCTCGGCGGCGTGGCCAAGGCGCTGGGCGAACGGGCGCCGGTGACCGCGTTCGAGACCGGCATCCGCCATTTCGGCCTGCTGATCATGCGCCTGACGGCCCTGCTGGTGCTGTTCGTGCTGCTGGTCAACGGGCTGATGGGCCGGCCGCTCCTCGAAAGCTTCCTGTTCGCAATCGCCCTTGCCGTCGGTCTCACGCCGGAGCTGCTCCCGATGGTGACGACTGTCACGCTGGCGCATGGCGCGCTCCGGCTCGCCAAGCGGCGCGTGATCGTGAAGCATCTTCCCGCCCTTCACAATCTGGGCGCCATGGATCTGCTCTGCACCGACAAGACCGGCACCTTGACCGAAGCCCAGGTGAAGGTGGATCGGGCCATCGATGCCGAAGGCCAGCCCAGCGACCGTGTCCTGGAGCTCGCCCGGCTCAACAGCCAATTCTGCACGGGCGTCAGGAGTCCGCTCGATTCGGCGATCCTCGCCTCGCCGGATCCCTCGGGCGCCGTCATCTGCACCAAGCTCGACGAGGTCCCCTTCGATTTCGAGCGGCGGCGTGTGTCGATCCTGATCGAACGGGAGGGCCGGGCGCAGCTTCTGGTCAAGGGCGCGCCGGAGAACCTGCTGCGGCTCTCGAACCGGGTCGAAGGCAAGGACGGCGCGGCGCGACCGCTCGACGCGGCGCTGCGGGCTCAGCTCACGCAGGCCTTCGAGAAGCTCAGCCAGGAAGGTCTGCGTGCGCTGGCGGTGGCCTACAAGCCGATGCCGGCCGGGCCCCGGGCCATGGCGATCGCCGACGAATCCGATCTCATCTTCGTCGGTTTCGTCGCCTTCATCGATCCGCCCAAACAGGAGGCCGCCGTCGTCATCCGCGAGCTGGCGGACAGCCAGGTCGGGATCAAGATCCTGACGGGCGACAATGAGCATGTCACCCAGCATCTCTGCCAGTCACTGGGTCTCGACGTCCGGGGAACCTTGACGGGCGACGAGCTGGCGAAGCTGACCGACGAGGCCTTGTTTTCCCGCGTCGCCGACACCGATCTGTTCTGCCGCCTGACGCCGCAACAAAAGACCCGGGTCGTCCTCGCGTTGCGGCGTGCCGGCCATGTGGTGGGATTCCTCGGCGACGGCATCAACGATGCGCCCGCGCTGCATGCGGCCGACATCGGCATCTCGGTCGACAGCGCCGCGGATGTCGCCAAGGAAGCGGCCGATCTGATCCTGCTCGATCACGATCTCGAGCTGGTGCGGGCCGCCGTCGAAGAAGGAAGACGCAGCTTCGAGAACATCCTCAAATACATCCTGATGGGCACCAGCTCGAATTTCGGCAATATGTTCTCGATGGCCGGTGCGACGCTGTTTCTCCCCTTTCTTCCCATGCTGCCGGTCCAGGTGCTGGTCAACAATCTGCTCTACGACCTGTCCGAGCTCGGCATTCCGTTCGACCGCGTGGACCGCGCAGCCCTCGCCCGGCCGCAGCGCTGGGACATGAGATTCGTGCAGCGCTTCATGTGGACGCTGGGGCCGGTTTCATCGGTCTTCGATTTTCTCACCTTCTTCACCTTGCTGTATCTCTTCAAGGCCGGGGAGGCGGAGTTTCAGACCGGCTGGTTCGTCGAAAGCATGTTGACCCAGACCATGGTCGTCCTGCTGATTCGCACGCGCGGCAATCCCTTCGCCAATCTCCCCGACCGGGTGCTGGCGGCGACGGTTTTCGTCGCCGCAGGTCTTGCCGTGCTGTTGCCCTATACGGGACTGGGACGGTGGATCGGCATGGTGCCGCTGCCGCTGCCTTTGCTGGCGGCGATTGCGGGCCTCGCTGCCGGCTATTTCCTGCTGGTGGAGATCGCCAAGCGAATCCTCTGGCGCCATGCCGGCGCGCCCGGGCCGCGCCTGCAGCGGCGTTTCTAGTGTTTCTGCCGCGAAACATTCGACATGGAGGGCCGTTGGCGACGAGCCCCGCGCCGAGAAAGACCTAAGGCATTTTTGCGGCGGGCCCAGCGCTGGAAGGGGGTCGATTCATTCCTTACAGCGCAGTAATTTGAAGCCCTTAGGAAAATAAGTGAGGCTCGCCCCTATTCACCCGCGCCTTGGAATTGCCGCTGTCGTGGAGCGATGGTGCGGTGCTAGGACTTGAAAGTTCGGAGGACCGCGGACAGATCATCCGAGCGGTCAATTGGGGAGCTAACTCAAATGCGAGTGTTCAAAGACAAGTCTGCAGGCGCGAGCTTGCAGTGGCGGACGCTGATGCTGTCCGGTGCCGTGATGCTGGGGATCGCGGCCGGAGCGAGCGTCGCCAGGGCCGACGCGCCGACGATCGGCGGTGTGACCCAGGAACAATACAAGGGTGCGCTGGGCAAGGTCGCCGCCAGCGAGAACCCGCTGAAGTATCAGGATGCGGTGTACTCCCAGGAGCAGGTGACGACGCCACCCTGGGGAACCACGTCGCTCCAGTTCCTCGACGGCACCAAGCTCGAGGTCGGCCAGGCCTCGGACGTGACGCTGGACGAGTTCGTCTACGATCCGAACCAGACGCTCACCTCCGCCGCGATCAAGTTCAATCGCGGCGTGTTCCGCTTCATCACCGGCGAGAACACGAGGAAGGAAGGCGTCAGCCTGACGACGCCGGTCGCCACGCTCTCGATTCGCGGCACCGACCTGCTCATCAAGGTGGACTATGACGGCACCACCACGGTGAGCGTGCTGCGGGGTGCGATCGCGGCGCTGGCCTGCGATCGTCCGGAACAGGTCGTTTCGGCAGGCAAGGTGCTCAAGATCCCGGTCAACTGCTCGGAGAAGAGCACCATCGGGCCCTATACGCCGGCGGCACCGACCGGGCCCGCCGACACCTCGCCCGGGCCCGGGAACAACGACCACCAGCATGAAAGCCGCAGCACCAACGACTAGCTCGCGGTCGGACAAGAATGACGATCTTAAGGGCGCTTCCGGCCAACCGCCGCGAGGCGCCCTTTTCTCGTTCGCCCGGCGGCGATGCACCGGCGCATTGAGCGCGGGGGCGCCGGCCGCTACGTTGAAGCGGGGTTCGGGAGGGGCGATTCGGGGCTGCAGCGATAGCCGCGGCACGCCGCGTCCCCGGGGGATCGGCAGGGGGACATCAGGGTGGAAGACCGGGGGATTCTCTATTTCGCGACCGGCGCGAAATATGTCGCGGAGGCCGTGGCGTCGGCCGAGTCCGCCAAGAAGCTGATGCCGGGGGTGCCGATCGCGCTCGTCACCGACGATGGCGAGGCGTCGCCTCCCTTCGACCGCACCGTCACCATTCCGGGCGGCGAGTATCCGCTGCTGGCGAAGGTCCGGTCGCTCGGGCTCACGCCTTTCCGGCGCACGGTGTTCCTCGATTCCGATACCTTCGTCGCGCGGCCGTTCGAGGAGCTGTTCGATCTGCTGGACGCCTTCGACATAGCCGCGGCCCACGCGCCCTTGCGCCTCTCGACCTTCCGCTTCAAGGAACAAGGGATCTTTCTCGGCGGGGTCCCGACCTGCTTTCCCGAATACAACACCGGCGTCGTCGCCTACCGCGCCGATCCGGGCGTGCTTACGGCGCTCAAAGCCTGGGTCGATCTCTATCAGAAGCAGCTTGCGGGCCGGCTCAAGCCCTGGACCTGGGACCAGCTCTCCTTTCGCGAGACGATCTATAAGAGCGGCCTCAAGCTGGCGACGCTCTCCAACGAATATAACTACCGGCTGCCCTTCCCGCAGGTGACTTGCGGGCCGGTGAAGATCCTTCATGGCCGCAGCGCCGACATCGCCGGGATTCTGCAGCAGATCAACCAGCATCGCCGCTACCGGGTCACGGTGCCGGAGCGCTTCCGGTCGGTGGCGATGTTCATCGAGGATGCCGACTGAGCCGGACCCGCTTCGATCGATCGCCGTCGGCTTCGGGCGTTGCCGCTCGGGAGGGCGGGCTGCTAGTGTCGGACGCACAAAAATGAGGCGCCGCCGCCCGCTCGATGGGCGCGCTCCGGACCTCGAAAAAACCAGCCGGCCTCGACACGGGCAACCACCACCGATCGAACCTCGCCGTCCATCAGGGAGACGAAACCATATGAAGCGTCGCAAATTCCTGACTTCTGCCGCCGTGGGCCTCGCCGCGGCCCCCGTCGCCGCCACCCAGATCGCGGCACCGGCCATCGCCGATACGGCGGCGCCCGAGATCAAATGGCGTCTGGCCTCCAGCTTTCCCAAGAGCCTCGATACCATCTACGGCGCGGCCGAAACGGTGGCGAACCGCGTCGCCGCGGTCACCGATGGCAAGTTCCAGATTCGCGTTTTTGCCGCGGGCGAGATCGTGCCGGGCTTCCAGGTGCTCGACGCGGTCCAGAACGGCACGGTCGAGATCGGGCATTCCGCCAGCTACTATTACGTGGGCAAGGATCCGACCTTCGCCTTCGATACGGCGATCCCCTTCGGCCTCAATGCGCGCCAGCAGAACGCCTGGATGTATTACGGCGGCGGGCTCCAGCTGATGCGCGATTTCTTCAAGGACTACAGCATCTATCAGATCCCCTGCGGCAATACCGGCGCGCAGATGGGCGGCTGGTTCCGCAAGGAGATCAAGACCGTCGGGGATCTGAACGGCCTCAAATTCCGCGTCGGCGGATTCGCCGGCAAGGTGCTGACCAAGCTCGGCGTGGTGCCGCAGCAGATTCCCGGGGGCGACATCTACCCGGCGCTGGAGAAGGGCACCATCGACGCCGCCGAATGGGTCGGCCCCTATGACGACGAGAAGCTCGGCTTCAACAAGGTGGCGCAGTTCTATTATTACCCCGGCTGGTGGGAAGGTGGCCCGCAGCTCTCGGTCTATGTGAACCAGGCGCAGTGGGACAGCCTGCCCAAGACCTACCAGGCGCTCCTCGAATCCGCCTGCGCCGAGGCCAACGTCCTGATGCTGGCGAAGTACGACGCGCAGAACATGCCGGCCCTGCGCCGGCTGATCCAGGGCGGCACCAAGCTGAAGCCCTTCTCGAAGGAGATCATGGAAGCGGCCTACAAGGCCGCCTTCGAGGTCTATGACGAGACCGCCGCGACGAACGCAAAATTCAAGACGATCTACGAGGCCTGGAAGCCATTCCGCGAGGAGCAGTATCTCTGGTTCCGCGTGGCCGAGAACACCTTCGACAATTTCGTCTACACGAAGTCGGCGCAGAAGACCTGATCTGCGCCCCAAGGCCCGATCGAGCGCGGCCGTCGACCCGGCGAGGGACGATGGCCGTCCTCGTTCGAGCCTATTGAATGTCGATCGAGGGCGCTTCGCTGTCGGGCGCCGGCACGTCGATCTGGATGTTCATCTCGTCGCTGGTCGGCACATGGTGGATACGGCTCAGCACCATGTTCGGAAAGGCGATGACAAGGCTCACCATGACGATCTGGATGCAGACGAAGGGCACCGCGCCCCAATAGATCTGCCCGGTCGTCACCGGTGCGAGCTTGCGCCCGGTGATCTTGTCGATGAACGTCGAGGAAGGCGCCACGCTGCGCAGGAAGAACAGTGCGAAGCCGAAGGGCGGGTGCATGAAGGAGGTCTGCATATTGACCCCCAGCAGCACGCCGAACCAGATCAGGTCGATCCCGAGCTTGTCGGCCACGGGAGCCAGCAACGGCACCACGATGAAGGCCAGCTCGAAGAAGTCGAGGAAGAAGGCCAGGAAGAAGACCAGGATATTGACGACGATCAGGAAGCCCAGTTCGCCGCCGGGCACGCTGGTCAAGAGGCGATCGACCCAGAGATCGCCATCGACGCCGCGAAAGACCAGCGTGAAGACGGTCGAGCCGATCAGGATGAAGATCACGAAGGAGGAGAGCTTCGCGGTCGTGTCCATCGCCTGCTTCAGCAACGACCAGTTCAGCCGCCGATTTAGGAGCGCCAGGATCAGGGCGCCGGTGGCGCCCATGGCACCGCCCTCGGTCGGGGTGGCGACGCCGATGAAGATCGTGCCCAGCACCAGGAAGATCAGGATCAGCGGCGGCATCAGCGAGACGATCACCCGGCGCAGCAGCGCCAGCCCATGCAGCGTCCGCGCCTCGCGCGGCAAGGCGGGCGCCCATTTCGGCAGGAACAGCGCCACACCCAGCACATAGAGCGCATAGAACGCGGTCAGGATCAGGCCAGGAACGATGGCGCCCTCATACATGTCGCCGACCGAGCGGCCGAGCTGGTCGGCCAGTACGATCAGGACCAGGCTGGGCGGGATGATCTGCGCCAGGGTCCCCGAGGCCGCGATCACGCCGCTGGCGAGCCGCCGGTCGTAGCCGTAGCGCAGCATGATCGGCAGCGAGATCAGCCCCATCGAGATCACGGAGGCCGCGACCACACCCGTGGTGGCGGCCAGGAGCGCGCCCACAAAGATCGCGGCGAAAGCGAGACCGCCGCGCAAGGGGCCGAACAGCTGGCCGATGGTGTCGAGCAGATCTTCGGCCATGCCGCTGCGTTCGAGGATCAATCCCATGAAGGTGAAGAACGGGATCGCCAGCAGCGTGTCGTTGCGCATGATGCCGAAGACGCGGTCCGGCAGGGCCTGCAGCAGCGCCGGCGTGAGCAGGCCGAGCTCGATCCCGATGAAGCCGAACAGCAATCCGTTGGCGGCCAAGGCGAAGGCGACCGGATAGCCCATCAGCAGCAGCACCACCAGCGCCAGAAACATCAGCGGCGCCAGGTTGGCGATCAGGAGCTCGGTCATGTCGGTCCGCCGGCGCGCCGGTTGCTGACGGCGGCGGCGGCATGGGCCGGGCGCTTCTCGGCGGGATCGGGAATGAGCCCCATCAGGAAGGCGATCCGCTTGATCAGTTCGGAGACGCCTTGCAGCGCCAGCAGGATGAAGCCGATCGGAATCAGGAGCTTCACCGGCCAGCGCAGCAGCCCGCCGGCATCGCCCGATATCTCATGGCGCAGATAGGAGTCCGATACCAGCGGCCAGGAGAGCCAGGCGATGATGATCGCCATCGGCAGCAGGAACAGCGCCGAGCCGACGATGTCGATCCAGGTCTGGGTTCGCTTCGACAGCCGGCCGGCGATCACATCGATGCGGACATGCTCGTTGCGCAGCAGGGTGTAGCCGGCGCAGAGCAGGAATACGGCCGAGAACAGATACCATTGGATCTCGAGCCAGGCGTTCGAACTGGTGTCGAAAACATAGCGGACCATGGCGTTGCCGGCGCTGATCAGGACCGCGACCAGCACGCACCACGAAGCCAGCCTGCCGATATGCCCATTAAGCCAGTCGATCGCGCGGCTCAGGCCGAGCAATGCCTTCACGGAGTCTCCCCTGTCCCTGTCGTCGAGGACGCCTCTTGCCGGGCGCCTTCTGCCGCTTCCTCCTCTTCCTGGGAGGCGAGACGGTCATTGCCGATAATTTGCGCTCGGGTCCCGTCGCAGCTCAACCGAAAAATCCGGGGCGGGAGGGGCGGAGGCGGCGGGATCCCGCCTCAGTCGGAGGTTTCGACAACGGTGTCGAGCGTGTCGCGGATTCGCCTGGCGAGCTCGACCTTGCGATAGGGCTTGTGCAGCACCGTGATTCCGGACGGCAGCTGCCGTCGCGCCCGCAGATTGTCGAGCGCATAGCCGGATGTCAGCAGCACCTTCAGTCCCGGCCGGAGCTGCTGGGCGCGCTCGACGAGATCGATCCCGTTGATGCTCCCCGGCATGACGACGTCGGTGAAGAGGAGATCGACCGCGGCGCCCGAGGCCAGGCATCGCATGGCATCGTCGCCGTCGACACTGGCAATCACCTGATATCCGAGGCCTTTGATGATGGACACGGCGTGGTCGCGCACGAAGGCATCGTCCTCCGCCACGAGCACCGTCTCGCCGCCACCGGGCGCGAGCGTTTCCTCCGCCGCGGTCAGCGCCGCTTCGTGACTGTCATCGCCGCGGGCGACCGGAAGATAGATTCTGACCGTGGTTCCAAGCCCGACCTCGCTGTAGATGGCGACATGGCCGTTCGACTGCTTGACGAAGCCATAGACCATGCTGAGTCCCAGCCCGCTGCCCTTGCCCACCTCCTTGGTCGTGAAGAAGGGCTCGAAGGCGCGCGCCAGCACCTCGGGCGGCATGCCGTCGCCATCGTCCGTGACCGCGACCATGATGTAATCGCCGGTCGGCACTTCGGGATGCGTGCTTCGATACTGCTCGTCCAGGCTGGCATTGGCCGTCGAGACCGTGATGCGGCCGCCGCTCGGCATGGCATCCTGGGCATTGAGGGCCAGGTTGAGGACGGCGGATTCGAGTTGCGCCGGATCGGCGAACGCAGACTTCAGCTCAGACTCGAGCGTGGTCGCGATATCGATGTCCTCCCGCAGGGTGCGGCGCAGCAGGCGGCCCATCTTGTCGACCAGCTGGTTGCAATCGATCTGGGAAGGTTTGAGTGTCTGGCGTCGGCTGAAGGCGAGCAGCCGCTGGGTCAGCTCGGCGCCGCGTTCGCCGGCGGCTATGATCGCCTCCGCGAGCTTGCGCAGGTCGGGCCGGGCCTTGAGGACGTCGCTCAGCGATTCCGCATTGCCGATGATGACGGTCAGGAGATTGTTGAAATCGTGGGCGATGCCGCCGGAGAGCTGGCCCACCGTCTCCATTTTCTGGGCCTGGAAGAGCTGCTCGCTGGTTCGCTTGCGCTCCGTCAGGTCATGGATGATGCCGACAAAGACCGGCCCGTCATCCTGCATGGCCTCACCCACGGAAAGATCCATGGGAAAGGTGGTGCCGTCCTTGCGCCGGCCGGAAACCTCGCGTCCGATGCCGATGATTTTCGGCACGCGGGTCGTCAGATAGTTCGACAGGTAACGATCATGCTCGCCACGGAAGCGCGCGGGCATGAGCATCTTCACGTTCCGGCCGATCACCTCGGCGGCGCCGTAGCCGAACAGCGCCTCGCAGGCCGGATTGAACATCATCACCTTGCCCCGGGCGTCGATGAGGATGACGCCGTCGACGGCGGTATCGACCACGGCCTTCAGTCTCTGGGCCGCCTCCCGGATCGCCTGTCCCGAGCGCTTGCGCTCGGTCAGGTCGTGGATGATGCCGACAAAGATCGATTCTCCGTCCTCCTTGGCCTCGCCGACCGACAAGTCCATCGGAAAGGTCGTGCCGTCCTTCCGCTGGCCCACGACCTCGCGACCGATCCCGATGATCTTGGCGACGCCCGTACGATGATAGTTCGTGAGATAGCTGTCATGCTCGCCGCGAAAGGGCGCCGGCATCAGCATCTTGACGTTCTGGCCGACGACTTCCGCGGCGGAGAATCCGAACAGCTTCTCGCAGGCTGGATTGAATTTCAGGACGGTACCGCGGGCATCGATCAGGATGACCCCGTCGACCGCCGTATCGACGACGGCCTTCAACCGGGCTTCTTCGCGATCCACCGTCACTTCGCACCGCCCACAATCGGACAGAATCAGTTCTGGCCACGGTCGTCGAAACACATCCCCGGACTGTTACTATCCGAAGTGCCGCAAGCGTCCGCAAGCCGACATTTGTTCGCCCCGGTGGAATGATGGCATCGATGGAGCCGCTCGCACCGCGCCGCCCGGTTCATGAGCCCGTGACAATCCGGTGACGGCCCGCCAGCGATTGGGCAAGGACCGCCGAGAGTCAGGCCGCGATGGCGATCCCGCCCCGGATGGCGCCGCGATCGACGCGGCCCCACAATACGGCATGGTCCTCGGGCAGGGCGCGGCTGTTGGGCATCGCGAACCAGAGCCGCAGCATCGAGCGCACCCGGCCGGTGGCGGGGTCGTTCTCGAAGGCGGTGCGGGCGTGATAGATCACATGATTGTTGAGCAACTGGATCTCGCCAGGCGCCAGCACCATCTCGAAGGCCAGCTCGGCGGCGACACTGTCGAGCAGAGCGAGCGCTTCTACCTGTTGGGGCGTCAGGCGCGGCGCCTGCGGCAGCTGCTGCGCATTTTCGATATAGGTGCGCGAATAATGGCTGGTGAGCCTGCCGTCGCGCTGACCGAAGATCGGCAGCAGGTAGATCGAGGTCTCGCCGCCCTTCTCCTCGCCAAAGCGCGTGCGCGGCACCGGCTGATAGAGAATTTCGAGCAGGTCGGGGCGGCGCTTCAGGATCTCGTTATGCACCGCGCCGGTGCTGCAGAGCTTGCTCACGCCGCCCTCGGCGGCCTGGCCGATGCAGAACAGGCCGACCACGTCGCAACGGTCGGTATGGAAGCGCAAAGGGCCGTTGGTGAGCGTGCGCGCATAGGAGGAGAGGAAGGGCTTGCCGTTCTCATCGACGGTCACGCCGTGGCTGGCGGCCACGTCATAGCCCTCGTCCTGGATCGCCTTCATCAGCAGGCCGCTGTTGCTCTGCGAGACGATAGTGCCGAGATGATGGCCCAGCCCGAACCAGAGATGGCGCTGCGAGCGCGGATCGAGGCCGGCGAAATCGAGGCCGGTCAGCTTGGCCATGCCCGATCCGTTCTCCAGCTCCTCGCGCGCCTCGGCGCAGAGCTCGTCCAACCCCGGCACCTGGAATTGGTCGCGCGTGACCGCCGACCATTCGATTCCCGCCTCCCGGGCGCGATCGGCGGCGGCGATCAGGGCGCGGCTGACGGCCCGATCCATCGGCCGGATCCAGCGGTTCGAAGCGGCAATCTCCGTCCCGCGCCATACGCAGGGACCGGCAATGGGGGCGATGAAGGCCATGGCGTTCGACAATCCTCGGGCAAAAGCGGCCGGTTGGAGGGCGCGCGGCGAAACTCGAAAAATGATCCCACGACGGGCGGGCGGCATCAAGCGGCCGTAAGACGGGTGGCCGGGCGGCTCCCCCATCTGTCGTAGCCGTAATCTTCCAGAAAGAGGGCCGGATCGGCTGGCACTCCCTGGACGTGCTGGCGGAACACGCCCTCGGCAGGGCAGGACGGCGTGGTAGCAGAGGCTTCGGAACCGCCCGCGTCGGCCCGCTGCCGCTGTGGGCCGCACCCGAGGCGGCCTGCAAGATCTGCAGCGCCTCGAGCCCGCTGTTCCACATCTTCAAGCTGAGCCAGGATCGGGCTCGCTTGCCGACGCCCGGTCCGGCGTCGTAACACCCATCCCGTCTTCTCCGAGATCAACCCGGCGGGCGAGGTCGACACGATCGAGCATGCGCGCACTTCTAATCGAAGACGATGTGATGATCGGCCAGGGCCTGATTCGCGCGCTGGGCGATGCCGGCTGGTCGG
The nucleotide sequence above comes from Hypericibacter terrae. Encoded proteins:
- a CDS encoding phytoene desaturase family protein, whose translation is MVYDAIVVGGGHNGLTAAAYLGKAGLKTLVVERRAVLGGAAVTEEFHPGYRNSVASYTVSLLRPEIVADLDLPAHGYQTIPLKGHLDLFADGRPLLSTGDETHDRAAVGRFSNRDYEAIERFGAAVQRVGAVIREQWFKEPPHLGGGFLELLSMVGAGRQIKALDPADRHLLAQLFTSSANAIVERWFESERIRNLYAAHCVSGNFSSLDQPGSAIPFFHHALGEFEGKRGGWGMAKGGMGAITQAMAGAGRAHGVEFRTAAPVERIMVENKRAVGVRLEGGEEIRARMVLSNADPKRTFLKFVGPEHLPEGFARDIGTLRYGHATIRMNLALSGTPRFAELEGAEAAIALGSSITIIPERAAIEAAYRKATLGEIPDEFYIDIRIPSASDDSLAPRGHHVMSLIAKYCPYKLANGRSWDVIGKDVAEQALTQIERHMPGLRSLIVGRQLLTPLDLERVFGLTEGDIFHGRHDLDQIFSLRPHPDAAQYRTPVAGLYLCGSGAHPGGGVSGVPGRNAAHRVIKDFRKRK
- a CDS encoding DMT family protein, encoding MWTILLLIGSNIFMTFAWYGHLKYTNSPLWMAILASWGIAFFEYCLQVPANRLGYGEFNGAQLKTIQEIITLVVFAGFSVLYLGESLRWNHAAGFVCLVAAAFFMFKG
- the mgtA gene encoding magnesium-translocating P-type ATPase; protein product: MTSPGWGRRPFEKPPVPEDYWNLAPERAAEALSAGLTGLSVSEAAARLARYGPNDAAQRRHTPLWLQFLARFKNPLVLILLVASAASAATGEITSFVVITAVILLSVTLDFVQEVRAESAVEALRRSVALTARTCRGGNWIELSADQLVPGDLVELKAGDLIPADGLLIKARDLFITQAILTGEPYPVEKHAAPLKAPAAGPAEADNAGFLGTSVVSGVGQLLICRTGRATILGGVAKALGERAPVTAFETGIRHFGLLIMRLTALLVLFVLLVNGLMGRPLLESFLFAIALAVGLTPELLPMVTTVTLAHGALRLAKRRVIVKHLPALHNLGAMDLLCTDKTGTLTEAQVKVDRAIDAEGQPSDRVLELARLNSQFCTGVRSPLDSAILASPDPSGAVICTKLDEVPFDFERRRVSILIEREGRAQLLVKGAPENLLRLSNRVEGKDGAARPLDAALRAQLTQAFEKLSQEGLRALAVAYKPMPAGPRAMAIADESDLIFVGFVAFIDPPKQEAAVVIRELADSQVGIKILTGDNEHVTQHLCQSLGLDVRGTLTGDELAKLTDEALFSRVADTDLFCRLTPQQKTRVVLALRRAGHVVGFLGDGINDAPALHAADIGISVDSAADVAKEAADLILLDHDLELVRAAVEEGRRSFENILKYILMGTSSNFGNMFSMAGATLFLPFLPMLPVQVLVNNLLYDLSELGIPFDRVDRAALARPQRWDMRFVQRFMWTLGPVSSVFDFLTFFTLLYLFKAGEAEFQTGWFVESMLTQTMVVLLIRTRGNPFANLPDRVLAATVFVAAGLAVLLPYTGLGRWIGMVPLPLPLLAAIAGLAAGYFLLVEIAKRILWRHAGAPGPRLQRRF
- a CDS encoding FecR family protein; translation: MRVFKDKSAGASLQWRTLMLSGAVMLGIAAGASVARADAPTIGGVTQEQYKGALGKVAASENPLKYQDAVYSQEQVTTPPWGTTSLQFLDGTKLEVGQASDVTLDEFVYDPNQTLTSAAIKFNRGVFRFITGENTRKEGVSLTTPVATLSIRGTDLLIKVDYDGTTTVSVLRGAIAALACDRPEQVVSAGKVLKIPVNCSEKSTIGPYTPAAPTGPADTSPGPGNNDHQHESRSTND
- a CDS encoding glycosyltransferase family protein, coding for MEDRGILYFATGAKYVAEAVASAESAKKLMPGVPIALVTDDGEASPPFDRTVTIPGGEYPLLAKVRSLGLTPFRRTVFLDSDTFVARPFEELFDLLDAFDIAAAHAPLRLSTFRFKEQGIFLGGVPTCFPEYNTGVVAYRADPGVLTALKAWVDLYQKQLAGRLKPWTWDQLSFRETIYKSGLKLATLSNEYNYRLPFPQVTCGPVKILHGRSADIAGILQQINQHRRYRVTVPERFRSVAMFIEDAD